GATTTCAAATCATTCCGATTTTCATTCTCTTTCTGATTTCGGTTGCGAACTAAATATCCCTTAGAAGTATTAGATGCAATGACTGAAGAGGAACAAGATACTTTTGAGAAATAGTGTTCTCAAAATTTGGATATTTTCGAGAAAAATGGAACAAGATAGAGAAGATTAGCATGATCCTGATGAGAAAGGATTTAGGGATGAAAAGTGTGCAAGGAGAGGAAAATTTGAAACGTGATGGAGGGAAGTGGGCATTTGCCATCCTttgaaaaagaggaaaagagaaggCTGTTTTGGTCCTATCCTCTTGTAAGCCCTTTATTCCTTGTGCCGTGGAACTACAAAGAAGGTTCCGCAAGTCTCCCTGCATGCACGtcgaaagcaaagaaaaggatgtgCAAAGAGACCACCATGCacgttcctctctctctcttccaaacAACAATGGCAGTAACTAAAGGTAGGTAGGTCATCACCGCTGAGAAACTTCGAATCTCGTAGAGCACAATCGAATAGAATACCGCATAAAGCGAAACTAAAGTGGCTCTTATTTAACCATAACACACGCAGAAAACAGTCACACACACAATCATTTTCCTATCTTTGATTATAGACTAAAAAGAAGGTTTAGTGGATTGCATTTTGATTACAAATGATGCTACCATCACCATGTCAAGTAAAAAGTTAGCTGGGAACATTTTTCTAAGAATTTTGGAAGAAATTCCAAATGCTCATGTGGCTTTCTTATAAATTCTTTAGAAATTGATTGGAGCTGATTCTCTTCTCACGATGATTTAAAATCCTGGTTGGCTAaagttttatgatttttttttttttgaaagagttacGTAAAAATTCTTGTAGATGGATAATACGGTAACTTTTATTCAAATAAAATGGTGCGTGCTGCTGCTATTTTGTATGCACATAATATGGTTAAAACAGCTATATCACTTGGCTACTTTAATTATGCATGCACATAATATGCTGCAATTATTTCATAGCAACACTGAAAATTCCATAAAAAATAGGTTGCAGTCTAGCAACATGCTAAGCTTGTTACAGTTCTTTAATAGATACAGCCAAGAGggcataaaatttttgatacaatAGTTTGTTATATCACAACACAGCTTTTATTTTGTGTCTTAAACACCATAACTTCATGTGTAAAAGGACACTTCATCTTTCTTCATTCTTAAGAAGAAAGAAAGGACAAAGCTAAGaagtattttaaattgaaaaaggataAACATTTATTCTTCAAGCTTCGAAAACATTGAAAACTTCACTTCCCACAACAAACACGACAATTGAAAGGTCCCTCTCTACGAGAACCaccttttcttctcttccccTTCTCATTTTTTCTGTTTCAACATATAAGAAAAATTACAcataaacaataaaataataatagtTATATTACAATTAgcaataataataacaacaataAAAAAGTGATTATATGGTAATGATGGCAGTGTTGATTTTGATGCATGGTTGATTGGTTCTAGGTATTTTGGCCTTCCCTTCTACTGTCAGCAACAGCAacaactttctttttctttttctatccttcctttttttttttttttttttttttttgtcctccAACACATTTGCACTTTGTTTCTATCCAACCTGGATTATTGTGCAGTTAGTCTTTACTTGCCGAGCCGTCAGCTCCTTATCCAAATCCCTTTGGTGAAGAAGAGAGAGGGAACCTCTGTATTTTTTTTCCTCCCAACTTGTTTCACTCGTTGAAAAGAACAACACTGTAAGTCTATAAGTACTGAAGGCGCTAATGATGATGTTCTGTTAgctttccttcttttcctttctgTTATTACCCATGATGATCTGGGTTGTCAGGTGACCAGTATGTGTACGGCGCCCATTCTGTCTCTTGGGAGTGTGGAACAGATGTTTCCTGCCATAGCATGTGAAGGATTTTTATCAGGTTTTTTATATGTAGTAGGTGCATGAGGTCCAAACATGGATCACTACCCTTGAATAAAATGGAGAGATTATGTAATGCTGAAAAGAAGGCACAACAAATTtggtcaaaaataaaaacaatcatagTTTCAGAAGAGGAAAAGAATGCACATTTTCTTTCTATTTCAAAATGAATAATAAACAACATGCATGGGAAAAAATTACGGTTTGGTTTAGTAAGGTGTTGCTATATATAAACCATGCAACGGAAGACCCAAATGGAATTTTACCCCCTGTTAATATATATAacagtttggagagaagagaaACTGTAGATGGCTGGCATCTTGATTTTATGACACCATTAGACATGAAAAACAGAAAAGAGCCTCTTTGTTTCTTTGGCTTTTTCTTTTCTCTAACAGTTTTGGAAAGAAAAACATGTTCTTATTAAAAAGGAAGACAGTCCACAAGATAAAAAGCTCGTGGTTTCACTTTTGTTGGtttgaaaaggaaagaaaggaagtttCTGTTTTTACCTAGGTCATAGAATACAggaagatctctctctctctctctcagtgtCTGTGTCCCTCCCCCGCGCGCcggacaccccccccccccccccccccccccccccccccctctccatACTATCCTCAAggtctggatttttttttttgttagcttGCTTAAAAAAGAGAGAATCAAGTATGCGGAGTGGCGAAataaattcctttttttttttttcctgtttcaCATATGTTGTCCTCATACGAGACCAGATGGGCCCACATTTAAATTCACCAGCTGAATACTTTTCTATGCATAGCTTGTGTTGCCCAATAAGAACAGAAAATTTATAAATGGCATTGTTAAATTAAATAAGAACAtattatttttcctttctttGCCTCATTCAGATTTACTTATGGTTAGCTATGTTACAAATATGTTCTTTTTTCCCCGGATAAGTTAACAGTGTCCTGTTTTGTGGCTGCAGGTAGTTGTAACAAACTAAACCAACCAGGAAAATTGGAAAAGAGGAAGATAAGTGTTTCTCATGTGAATAggctatataaaatatttaggtTTTTGGGTTTCAAGGTTCAGACTTACTCCTCTAATGCCAGCTGAAGTGCAACCCATTATCAATTCTTCCAGGCCAGAAGCAGATCTATGATCCAGCTTCTGATGCTGTTGAAGCTGCTGATGCTGTTGCTGCTGGTGCTGCTGCTGTTCATAGTTGAGTTCTCAGTCAATGAAAATATTAGAAGAAAACATCAGTAAGAAAACATCTAATGAAGTCCAATACTTGGACCATATGCTATGTCAATGCAACAAAAGAACACCAATATGAACAAAAGATTATATATAATGGCTCGGATCCGGCGATCATTAAGATGCTAATTAAGCTTTCTCACATCAAACGATGGTCGAACAATCCTTCTAATACCAATGGACCAACACACCAACTCAAAGTCACATCATGCTGAGGCTATCAACACATAATTATCCATTTATATCAGGAGATATATACCTGAAACTTATCAGCTTGGAGTAGGAGCCTTGAGACATGGTAGGGGTCATTGAGCACAACTGAGGTCTGGTGCAGTGGAGGCGGGGAGATGATGGTGGAGATGGGGTTTGTAGGCCTGCTGACGTGGAAGGCTGCGGTTGGTGCCGCCTGCTGGTGCTGCTGCTTTTGGGTCACATGATGCTGGTGCTGCGGTAATGCGTGGTGGTGCTCGGCTTCCTCATGCTCCTCTCTTGCCTTTGGTGCTGCCTCTCCCATGCCCACCTGCTCCCACGCCCATAAAACAGTTGTAGCTCAATACACTTTTTCCATTTCCTCCTCCCCTTCTCTTTCAGTTTGTTTGTTATATGTCCCTTTTCTCTTTGGATGGTAGGGAAGGTGAAATGAATGAAGTTATATTGAACAGTGATAAAATGTTTATAGTGTTTTTTGTTATCATTAATGTGGACAATGGTTCTTTGGGTTGCTTGCAATTTGAATAAAATGATGTGAAAGTTTAGCTAAGGGGGTCAATTTTGTGCTTTTGCTTTATATACATAGGCCTTATCAAATTTGTTTTTGCAATTGGACTGGTCACGGTGAAGCAACGGATTGGTGCGAGAAGTATGCAACTGTCAGTATACATGTAATATTTAGATTAGGGTATGATATAAAAGATGGGAATATGGTCTTACATGCCACTAAAGGTTTTgtaaaatcaatttgaaaaaaaaaaaagaaagataaagtactttaaatattatttaagtaAAATTCCTTGTGTTTTGCTTGGGCAAGCCTGTGTTACGACTGAAATTCAGAAATTTAGACCATGCACTCTTGAGTCTTGTAGAGTCCTCaaacaaaatttgaaaatttcacATTATGGGAAGAAAAAAATGTTCCAATGAAGGAAAATCAATTGCACGGAGAATTGAAAAGACTCTTCGATTTTGCTTACGCTATCTGATAATGTGCAAATAGACTTTAAACACTTATAACTTTGCCTTCATTGCAAGGTAAGTATACGCAAGCTGAATGCTGTTGATGGTTTGTGCATGCGCCCATCACATAAGCAATTAATATTATATCCAAAATCTCATTTTGTGGGAGTACACTCAGTAAAAATcaaagttgttttttttttttgctaaacaaATAAGAAAAATTGTTTTGAAATATGAATAGTTGCAAAAATTTATTAATTGTTGTGGTTGTTGGTGGTGgtgtttttgtttcttcttcttgtttttttttgttttctcttttttaCCTCAATAGAAGAAATGCATTAGCTTCGGAAATAAATCGGCCATTCATTTAAAGACTTAATAGATACATACCTCATCAAAGCTTTTCCTGAATGGAGCAAAGCTGAAATTAtctggcttcatattctgctggATATCCAAGGCACCGTATCCTGAGATACCAGCCCTAGAATTGAGCTCATCCCTCTGGCTAACCACCTCTTTTGAGGAGCAGCTCCCACTCCCGCTGTCCCTCCTTCGGTCCCTTACGCCCTCcccagctgctgctgctgcactcCTATCTGACCAGTTACACTGCCTTGGCTGGGTCTGGTAGAATATCTTAGACACCACAAGCTccccttccttctcctcctcaagCTCCCCCAAGTGGTACTGGTGCATGACCCAGTTGGTCTTCTCAGGCTTCCTGTGCTTCCCAAAGTTGGTGTACAACACAAGTATTTTTTTGCACCCCTTTTGCCTCCCATTGACCATTACTGGCCTGGTTTTGCCAGTCTTGTGCCACCTGGTCTCACCCCTCTGGAGGTCACATTCTGTTTggatcttccttctctttcttgtgCCTGTGGTGTAGGCCTTGGATGGCCTGTGGAAGAAGTGTTTGCTGAGGCCATCCCTTGTCACACCTAAAAGAAAGCCACCGACGATGATTGAAAGGGAATTGTTTGAAGTTAGGTGCGACCAAACGGTCCAGAAGCTCAGATTTTCTTGTCAGATGTAACAACCTTGAGATGTAAAACCAACCCAAATCAAACCAACCCTCAGAGAGGAGAGAAACCTATTTAGAAACTTCTCCAGTATCTTTCCAtatcggagagagagagagagatccaatTTCGAAAAACAAGGAATATAATAGCTTTTTATAAACAATAATTCTTTTGCATATACccatggagagagggagagggagcaccACTGACTTGAGTGTTAAAGACAGGAGGAAGAAGAATGGAACTTATACCTCATAAAacttttctctatatttttttcttttgagaataAAACTTTTCTCTACatattttttgataatgaaaACTTTGCTCTATATAGCCAAAGAAAAACTGCATAAAATAACAAttagcttgagagagagagactttttgTGTGAGAGTTCTCTAATTAACCTGGAAGTTTCTCAGGATGAGTGTAGCAGATGCCATCTTCTCCTTCTATCGTGGGTATGAACTCATCTATCAGCGGATGAGACCTGGACTCTTCTCCTTTAACCTTCGCCTCAAGGTGCTCTATCAATTCTTGGTCTGTTGGATCAAATTTTACGCCTGCTGGTAGCCCAACCCAGTCCTACACCGTAATACACAAACTGCTTCATCCATCCAAAACTTTactatttaattgagcaatttttaAAAGAAACACCCACAACTAATTAATGAACTGGACTTTATAAATTAAAACTACAAGCATGCATCTTTCTTATTAATTAGTTTCATTTAATATCAGTTACTGCCTCCATAAAGAGAAGTACAAAGAGAATTTTATGGTTCCATACCGGCTTGCGGTCGAGCTTGTGGCCACAGCTGGGACACTGCTTGGATCCACACATCCGATGCTCCTCCAGTTTGGCATCAATGAGATCGGAGCTGCTGACTGAACCTATGTTGCTCCTATTCATGGCTACTTCATGAGCATCAGATGCGCTCCTCCATtactttaaatttttctggaatctTTTCAGAAGAAGTCACACCAACTATACTAATCAAACACTGATTAAACCTCTGAAAAAGATTGTGAGCACCAAGAAAATCAGCAAACTATTCTTGCTCCATTGAATTAAACAAGCACACAAGCACCATCATTAAATAATAAAACCAGTTGCCTATAATAGTACGAAAATAACTTATTGAACTGATAGCAGAAGGTGAATAGTATCTatcaaagaaaaaaacaaaaaacaattcATAACAACGAAGGTGGAAGAGAATTACTCTTGAATGAAACCTGGATCCAGGATTAGGAATTCAGCACCAACCagatgagaaagaaaagcaggagcTAAGGAAAAGGAAGGAGAAacaaagggagggagaagggagcgagagagagagagagagagagatgccagAATAAGAAAGAAACGAAGGGAGAAAAGGAGAGACTGTGAGTGTGATACTGATCTATAAAACCTTCTTTTGCTTGAAAAGAAATACACCAGAATTCTTACTTTAACTGAAGCCCATGAGCAAAAGGAACAGGTCCTTGAAAAACACAGTCTCACACACAAAACCCCTTCAAACCTATGCCCCAAATCTGGCTGTGTGCAGGCGgttaagagagagaaagaggagagggagagagagttttGATATCACACCCCACCTTTGGGTGTTTTTTTTAGGCGTTCGGCTACTAAAGCAAAAGCAGGAAACGGCCTTCACAGCTGTTACTGCACATTCCAAAGAACCAAAACTGAATACTATTAAACATAAAGCATTAACACTCACACCTCAAGGAATTTATACATAAAGAGAAAGCTAATTCAGGTTTGTCCCCCTGAAAGAAATGACCCACTTCTTGGATTAAGGCCAAAAAGAATATTTCCCAGCAAAACAAAAGAGGAGAATGACCACCCGTCCTAGCTACAAGTGGATGGTGAAGATATAAGAAGCCATAAAAGAAAGTATTATTCCTAAAATAAAGTAGAAGCTGGATCTCTATTTCTCTTGCATGAAATGATGGAATTTGAGCTATTTTTCCTTTATCTAATAATGAAGCTGTAGGGtggaaaaaagaaagagggagggTGGTAGGAGCTCACATGGACATGGGTTTTGGGATGTGCTGAAATGATGATCCTTTTTGGCATGAGGGAGGAGGTTTGCAGATGGGAAGGGGGGGTCGTGGGGGTGAATCCATAGGTTGCTTCATACCCAAGGCAATTGAGGGGTACACTCGATGGACCCCAAATAAAATAAACTGAAATATATAATATACCACATGCCCAAGAAAACTTCAAATACAAGCAGGATCGCGTATTATTATATACTATTCCTAACTATTAATATATACAGGTACTTAAACAATATTACcagaaaaattaatataaattaattataatttaaaaaatctgTACCTGTTTAGCTCCAGCATTTCAGGCTCATGTTTACCCCCTTACAGCATGTCCTCGTACAAGTTATTGTTAAGAAAATTATTTAGGTATCAGTGAATATTACTTCTCAGAAAAAAAGGCATTAGTGAATATTGGGACCCAGAAGGACAATATGCTCTTGTGGAGGAGGGAAGGGTGGAGAGAAGAGTGTAAGAAGGGCCAGCGAATGGCATAAGCTTGTCGTGGATTTTGTCGTGAGGTGGGTATGACTTTAAGGAAGGAGAGGGTGATAAGTTTTGGTTTATCTAAATTTGGCTCCTGT
The sequence above is a segment of the Elaeis guineensis isolate ETL-2024a chromosome 7, EG11, whole genome shotgun sequence genome. Coding sequences within it:
- the LOC105048021 gene encoding NAC domain-containing protein 75 isoform X1 yields the protein MNRSNIGSVSSSDLIDAKLEEHRMCGSKQCPSCGHKLDRKPDWVGLPAGVKFDPTDQELIEHLEAKVKGEESRSHPLIDEFIPTIEGEDGICYTHPEKLPGVTRDGLSKHFFHRPSKAYTTGTRKRRKIQTECDLQRGETRWHKTGKTRPVMVNGRQKGCKKILVLYTNFGKHRKPEKTNWVMHQYHLGELEEEKEGELVVSKIFYQTQPRQCNWSDRSAAAAAGEGVRDRRRDSGSGSCSSKEVVSQRDELNSRAGISGYGALDIQQNMKPDNFSFAPFRKSFDEVGMGEAAPKAREEHEEAEHHHALPQHQHHVTQKQQHQQAAPTAAFHVSRPTNPISTIISPPPLHQTSVVLNDPYHVSRLLLQADKFQQQHQQQQHQQLQQHQKLDHRSASGLEELIMGCTSAGIRGETSVPHSQETEWAPYTYWSPDNPDHHG
- the LOC105048021 gene encoding NAC domain-containing protein 75 isoform X2, which translates into the protein MNRSNIGSVSSSDLIDAKLEEHRMCGSKQCPSCGHKLDRKPDWVGLPAGVKFDPTDQELIEHLEAKVKGEESRSHPLIDEFIPTIEGEDGICYTHPEKLPGVTRDGLSKHFFHRPSKAYTTGTRKRRKIQTECDLQRGETRWHKTGKTRPVMVNGRQKGCKKILVLYTNFGKHRKPEKTNWVMHQYHLGELEEEKEGELVVSKIFYQTQPRQCNWSDRSAAAAAGEGVRDRRRDSGSGSCSSKEVVSQRDELNSRAGISGYGALDIQQNMKPDNFSFAPFRKSFDEVGMGEAAPKAREEHEEAEHHHALPQHQHHVTQKQQHQQAAPTAAFHVSRPTNPISTIISPPPLHQTSVVLNDPYHVSRLLLQADKFQQHQQQQHQQLQQHQKLDHRSASGLEELIMGCTSAGIRGETSVPHSQETEWAPYTYWSPDNPDHHG
- the LOC105048021 gene encoding NAC domain-containing protein 75 isoform X3, producing the protein MNRSNIGSVSSSDLIDAKLEEHRMCGSKQCPSCGHKLDRKPDWVGLPAGVKFDPTDQELIEHLEAKVKGEESRSHPLIDEFIPTIEGEDGICYTHPEKLPGVTRDGLSKHFFHRPSKAYTTGTRKRRKIQTECDLQRGETRWHKTGKTRPVMVNGRQKGCKKILVLYTNFGKHRKPEKTNWVMHQYHLGELEEEKEGELVVSKIFYQTQPRQCNWSDRSAAAAAGEGVRDRRRDSGSGSCSSKEVVSQRDELNSRAGISGYGALDIQQNMKPDNFSFAPFRKSFDEVGMGEAAPKAREEHEEAEHHHALPQHQHHVTQKQQHQQAAPTAAFHVSRPTNPISTIISPPPLHQTSVVLNDPYHVSRLLLQADKFQNSTMNSSSTSSNSISSFNSIRSWIIDLLLAWKN